The following proteins are encoded in a genomic region of Coffea eugenioides isolate CCC68of chromosome 6, Ceug_1.0, whole genome shotgun sequence:
- the LOC113773885 gene encoding putative pentatricopeptide repeat-containing protein At1g12700, mitochondrial, whose translation MKKKAFSVVYDAHLRHKSGARGTAPTATCTTLSFLSPRNSFLQSAFHSAASHAYSTRSKSRNCHPEIVRSGSRRLRSDIDSTSNLDEALGFYKQMVRMKPLPSVVHFTLLLGRIVKMKQYLVVISLYRDMAELGCIPLDEYMLNAVINCYCFLGRVDFGFSILGGFFKRGIVPDTATFNTLLKGLFREHKIHEAQGLFKKIIYEKLCIPNEITYGTVIDGLSKAGNTSMAIQVLRFMEKGGRCRPHTAAYNTLIGGLCKDKMMDQALSL comes from the coding sequence ATGAAGAAAAAGGCTTTCTCAGTCGTCTATGATGCTCATCTCCGCCACAAATCAGGGGCAAGAGGTACTGCTCCTACTGCTACTTGTActactctttcatttctttctccaAGAAACTCATTCCTTCAATCAGCTTTTCATTCTGCTGCTTCTCATGCCTATAGTACTCGCAGTAAAAGTAGAAATTGTCACCCTGAGATTGTGCGTTCTGGGTCTCGGCGATTAAGGAGTGATATTGACAGTACCAGCAATCTTGATGAAGCTCTAGGCTTTTACAAGCAGATGGTACGGATGAAACCTCTTCCTAGTGTTGTTCATTTCACTCTATTGCTGGGTCGTATTGTTAAGATGAAGCAATATTTGGTGGTTATTTCTCTTTACAGGGATATGGCTGAGTTAGGATGCATTCCGCTTGATGAGTACATGCTAAATGCTGTGATTAATTGTTACTGCTTCTTGGGCAGAGTGGATTTTGGGTTTTCTATATTGGGTGGCTTCTTCAAGCGAGGTATTGTGCCCGATACGGCCACCTTTAATACTCTGCTCAAAGGACTCTTTCGGGAACACAAAATTCATGAGGCACAAGGAttgttcaagaaaataatatatGAAAAGCTATGCATACCTAATGAAATTACGTATGGGACTGTTATAGATGGGCTTTCTAAGGCTGGGAACACTAGCATGGCCATTCAAGtccttagattcatggaaaaagGAGGAAGGTGCAGGCCTCATACAGCTGCTTACAATACTCTTATCGGCGGGTTGTGCAAGGATAAAATGATGGATCAAGCTCTCTCCCTGTAA